CTTCAGGCTCGTTGACAAAGACATCCAGCGCTGCATAGGCAATCGTGCGGCTTTGCAGCGCCTGCACCAAAGCAGCCTCATCCACAATGGAACCTCTGCCGATATTGACAAGCACACCCTGCGGACCAAGAGCCTGCAGCACCGAGGCATCAATCAACCCCTGTGTTTGCGAGCCTCCACTGGCGCAGACAACCAGAAAGTCCACCGCTGCGGCCAGCTCCTGCACGCTGTCATACCAGCGATGTTTGATATCCGGTTTGGGCGTTCTGCCTGTGTAAGCGATCGACATATCAAAGGCCTGCGCGCGTCTGGCCACGGCGCTGCCGATGCGCCCCAGACCGACAATGCCCATGCGCCGGCCTGAAAAGCGCATGCCGGGCGGATAACGCCCCTGCAACCAGCGCCCCTGCTGCACAAACTGATGCGCCTGCACAATCTGTCGCGTGGCTGTCAGCAGCAAGGCCAAAGTGTGGTCCGCAATATCTTCGGTGGACACCTCGGGCGTGTTGCGCACTGCGATGCCTTGCGCCGCAGCAGCCTCCAGATCAATGCCGTCCATGCCCACACCGATAACAGAGAGCATCTCCAGCGCAGGCCATTGCTGCATCTGCAATCTGCTCACCACAGACTGCGCGTTGCACAGCATGGCGCGCAACTTGGTGGCAAGGACTACGCGCTGTGCGGGTTCCAGCAACGCATCGTCGTGCAGCACAAAATTCTGGCTCAGTCGCTCACGCAGCGTGAGCGGAACGGGCGTCACCAGCAGCAGATGAGGTCGCAGGTCTGGGTCGGTCATGGAAGCAGCTCTCAGAAAAGCAAAAGAGTTCTTCACTTCCCGCCAGCGATGCAGCAGGAAGTGAAGCATGGGACTTACTCAAGCACAGTCGGATCGCGGCGGATTTCCTCCCTGCACATGGCTTCCCACAGGAAGGGGAAGCCATGCAGGTCCGTGCGTCCGCCCGTGGCCTGAACCACCTCTTGCGACAGTGGATTGCCGCCGCCCAGCGCTTGCACACGCCATGCCAGTCGGCAGCGCCATTCCAGCGTGATGGCACGCAGATGTGCCTGACGGACACTGCCGCCTACAACCACCGCACCATGGTTGGCCAGCAGCGCCCATTTGTTCTGCCCCAGTGCATTGGCGACGGCATTGCCCAGTTCGCGCTGCTCTACCGTGCCGCGATACTCGTCATAGACCACAGGATCGGTATCAACCAGCGCCGAGGTCTGGTCATACACGGGCGGCACCTTGCCAGTGGCCGACCAGACCGAACTCCACTCAGGATGGTTGTGGATGACCACGCGCACATCGTGGCGCTTGTCATGCACATCCACATGCAACTGAATGGCAGGAGTGATGTTCCACTCGCCCTCGATCACATGACCTTTTGCATCCAGCCGCAAGATATCGGAGGCAGTCAGCTCGCTCCAAGTCAGCTCCCAGGGGTTGGCCAGATATGTTCCATCATCCAGCCGCAGCGTGATGTGCCCCGCGATATGGTCGTTATAGCCCTCACGCGACAGCACGCGGCATAGCAGCGCCACCTGCTGGCGCTCCGTCAGCTCGGGCAGCAAAGGCTTGCGACCTGGGCGCGGTGCATACCGGGAAAGCAGCTCCTGATTCAGACCGTCGTGGCGCATGCTGCCCCCTTTTTCTCTTGCTTGTTGGTGGTAGCGGGCTGGTGTGCGAACACCGATGCACGGTGCATGCGGCGCTGGTGTGGTGCGTAATCCAGAATGGCGTTATGCACCACACTGCGGTTGTCCCAGATCACCATGTCACCCACGCTCCAGCGGTGCTTGAAGAGAAACTCCACCTGCATGCAATGCCCATGCAGGTAAGCAAGAATGGCCCGGCTTTCGGCCTGCGACAGTCCCTCGATATGCGTGACATAGGTTGGACTGATATAGAGCGCCTTGCGCCCGGTGAGCGGATGAACGCGCACCATGGGGTGCAGATGCCTGCGGTTCTGAGACACCACCTCCACATAGCGCTCATGCGTGACAACGCCATGCTGCAGCGCTGCTGTCATGGGCGCATTCATGTCATGCCATGCCTGCAGACCTTCAAGGTACTGCTTCATGCGCGGCGACAGGGCATCGTAGGCACTGGTCATGCTGATCCAGCAGGTGTCGCCACCAGTAGGCGGCAAGATCTGCGCATGGGTCATGGTGACGATGGGCGGACTGGGCAGAAAACTCTCGTCGTGGTGCCACATATCAGCACGGTCACCGAGCTTGGAGTCAATCACCGTAATCTGCTCGTATCTCGCACCCAGATTCGGGTAGAAGGTATGCACCTCGGCCTGGCCAAAATGCCTGGCAATTGCCAAATGCTGCTCGGGCGTCATATCCGGCACATGCAGCACCAGAGCTTCATGCTTAATCAGCGCTGTCTCCAGCTCGGTCAGCGTCTTTGCAGACAAGGCTCCGGCAAGATCCAGTTGCAGAGCCTCGGCGCCAATGCGCGGGCCCAGCGGTTTGACGGTCAACGGAATGGACAACTCTCTCTCCTTCAATGGTGGCGGCCAGTCCTGCTGATGCGCTTCTTGTCTCCTCCACAGCACAGCGCAGAACTCTTTACAGTGATGAATGCCGCTAGGATTGGCCCAGCGACAGGCTCAGTCTAGAGAGCCCAAACCTCTTTTTCCACTCGCATTGCCGTGCACGGACTACAGCCGCAAACCGTTGCTGCCAAAGCAAAAAATACAAACACAGCAGATCACCAGAGACAGGACTCGCATTTCATGGAATCGCGCACAACGCAACTCCCCAAGGACCAATTGCCCCAGCCACGCAAGCTGCCTGTGCAGGCCCGCTCCAAAGCGCTGGTGGATGCCATTGCCGAATCCTGCCTGCGCATCCTGGACAAGGAGGGCGAAGACGCCTTGACGGTGAACCGGATTGCCGAGGTATCGGGAGCCACCGTAGGCTCCATCTACCAGTACTTTCCGAACAAGGAATCGATGATTGCAGCGGTCTATGAGCGCATGCTCGATCAAGAGTCGGTACAGCTCTACCAGATGCGCGAGCAGCTGCATGGTCTGCCACTGCATGCCGTACTGCGCCAGATCTTTGCCAACATGATTCGCGTGGAGCTTCGACTACATGGCCTCAGCCCCGGCTTTCATGCGCGCTATCGATCGGCACTGCATCTGGGTCTATGGCATGCGCCGCAGGCCAGCACGCAGGAGTTCATCAACACGACCTGGCTACCGCTGCTGCAGATATATGCCGACGAAGTGCAGACGGACCAGCCAGAACTGGCCGCCTACCTGCTGGGCAAGGGCCTGCGCGAAATCATTCACAACGCAGTGCAGGACATGACCGAGCAGGCGCGATCTCACGCTTTTCTGGATGCACTGGTGACCATGGCCCTGAGCTGCACCCAAACAAAACGCGGCCCTCAGGCCGCGTTGTGAACTAAGTGCATCAAGCCTCAGCGGATATGCGCAATCACCGCACCCAGCATTTGCGCCGTACCCGCCTGCACTGCCATGGTGATACGACCCGAGCGGTGTGCAGACACCTGCATTTCCATCTTCATGGCTTCCATCACAGCGATAATGTCGCCTTCTTTGACGTCATCGCCATCCGCCACCTTCCAGACATGGAGGTTGCCGGCAATCGGCGAGGCCACGGCATCAGGGTCCACGCTTTGCTGTGCGGCTTGTGAAGCGACTGCCGTGGGCGCGGACAGGCCTTGCAGCAGCATGGCGGGCAGGCCCAGCGATACACGGCGGCCATCAATTTCGATGGCGGTGCGCAGCAGGCTGGTGTCTGCCACAGGCTCAGCGCGAGCAGCGGCAGCCAGCGGCTCGGCAAACTCCGTTTCAATCCAGCGGGTGTGGACATGGAAGCCATCTGCGCCCACAAAGTCAGGCTGATTGAGCACGGCCTTGTGGAACGGCAACACCGAGGCCACGCCTTCAATCTGGAACTCGGCCAGCGCGCGGCGGGCGCGGGCCAGCGCCTGTTCACGCGTAGCACCTGTCACGATGAGCTTGGCCATCATGGAGTCGAAAGTGCCCGGAATGATGGAGCCGGTTGCAACGCCCGAATCCAGACGCACACCGGGGCCGGATGGTGGCGCAAAGCGCGTGATCAGGCCAGGCGTGGGCAGGAAGCCACGACCCACATCTTCGGCATTGATACGGAACTCGATGGAGTGCGCGCGCGGTGCAGGCGTTTCTGTGAAAGACAACGGCAGGCCATCGGCCACGC
The sequence above is drawn from the Comamonas sp. 26 genome and encodes:
- a CDS encoding 2-hydroxyacid dehydrogenase, translated to MTDPDLRPHLLLVTPVPLTLRERLSQNFVLHDDALLEPAQRVVLATKLRAMLCNAQSVVSRLQMQQWPALEMLSVIGVGMDGIDLEAAAAQGIAVRNTPEVSTEDIADHTLALLLTATRQIVQAHQFVQQGRWLQGRYPPGMRFSGRRMGIVGLGRIGSAVARRAQAFDMSIAYTGRTPKPDIKHRWYDSVQELAAAVDFLVVCASGGSQTQGLIDASVLQALGPQGVLVNIGRGSIVDEAALVQALQSRTIAYAALDVFVNEPEVSPALMELPNIVLTPHMASATLQGLQAMLEQAQMHLLEHFGMTDATG
- a CDS encoding class II aldolase/adducin family protein, which translates into the protein MRHDGLNQELLSRYAPRPGRKPLLPELTERQQVALLCRVLSREGYNDHIAGHITLRLDDGTYLANPWELTWSELTASDILRLDAKGHVIEGEWNITPAIQLHVDVHDKRHDVRVVIHNHPEWSSVWSATGKVPPVYDQTSALVDTDPVVYDEYRGTVEQRELGNAVANALGQNKWALLANHGAVVVGGSVRQAHLRAITLEWRCRLAWRVQALGGGNPLSQEVVQATGGRTDLHGFPFLWEAMCREEIRRDPTVLE
- a CDS encoding TauD/TfdA family dioxygenase, giving the protein MSIPLTVKPLGPRIGAEALQLDLAGALSAKTLTELETALIKHEALVLHVPDMTPEQHLAIARHFGQAEVHTFYPNLGARYEQITVIDSKLGDRADMWHHDESFLPSPPIVTMTHAQILPPTGGDTCWISMTSAYDALSPRMKQYLEGLQAWHDMNAPMTAALQHGVVTHERYVEVVSQNRRHLHPMVRVHPLTGRKALYISPTYVTHIEGLSQAESRAILAYLHGHCMQVEFLFKHRWSVGDMVIWDNRSVVHNAILDYAPHQRRMHRASVFAHQPATTNKQEKKGAACATTV
- a CDS encoding TetR/AcrR family transcriptional regulator, producing the protein MESRTTQLPKDQLPQPRKLPVQARSKALVDAIAESCLRILDKEGEDALTVNRIAEVSGATVGSIYQYFPNKESMIAAVYERMLDQESVQLYQMREQLHGLPLHAVLRQIFANMIRVELRLHGLSPGFHARYRSALHLGLWHAPQASTQEFINTTWLPLLQIYADEVQTDQPELAAYLLGKGLREIIHNAVQDMTEQARSHAFLDALVTMALSCTQTKRGPQAAL